One window of Arthrobacter oryzae genomic DNA carries:
- a CDS encoding MFS transporter → MSNKPRTALAVAGLSLGTSLNPLNSSMIAVALVVLRADFGLDVATVTWVITAFYLTSAAGQPLMGKLADRFGPRRLFSFGMVLVAVTCALAPFAPNFALLCAARALMALGTATAYPSAVVIVGALDRTAKVKSTRPLGRIQMANTSAAAVGPVVGGLLVSLVGWQALFLVNVPLAVAALLIVRKYAPADEDRERGSASELLRDSDIPGILGFVGSLTLIMMALLNVLPGARWWLLAGGTVLAALFVWRELKFSPPFLDLRLLGRNRPLMLVYLGFAVFNGIYYFAFFGLPQLLQEAAGYDPGVVGLLMLPLAAMSVIATPFAVRAIERFRVRRVLIAGVLFLVAAAGAMWLLTASFAIPLVLLLTALMGIPWSVVSIASSQGMYVSTQPQERGVAAGIFQTCRYLGAIMATVMIGIFYGTGVNQENWGLMVLTMLVLGAVAFGVTLLWRERK, encoded by the coding sequence GTGAGCAACAAACCCCGGACAGCCCTCGCCGTTGCCGGCCTCAGCCTGGGCACGTCGCTGAACCCGCTGAATTCGTCCATGATTGCGGTGGCCCTGGTGGTGCTGCGCGCGGACTTCGGGCTCGACGTCGCCACCGTCACCTGGGTTATCACCGCTTTCTACCTCACCTCGGCGGCCGGCCAGCCGCTGATGGGCAAGCTGGCAGACCGCTTCGGACCGCGGCGGCTGTTCAGCTTCGGGATGGTGCTCGTCGCGGTGACCTGCGCACTGGCTCCGTTCGCCCCGAACTTCGCCCTGCTCTGCGCGGCCCGGGCGCTGATGGCCCTCGGCACGGCCACCGCGTACCCGAGTGCCGTCGTCATTGTGGGGGCGCTGGACCGGACGGCGAAGGTGAAGTCCACGCGGCCGCTCGGCCGGATCCAGATGGCCAACACGTCCGCGGCCGCAGTTGGTCCCGTGGTGGGCGGGCTGCTGGTGAGCCTGGTCGGCTGGCAGGCGCTTTTCCTGGTCAACGTGCCGTTGGCGGTCGCGGCCCTCCTCATCGTCCGGAAGTACGCCCCGGCGGACGAGGACCGGGAACGCGGGAGCGCCTCGGAACTGCTGCGCGACTCGGACATCCCCGGCATCCTGGGCTTCGTCGGCTCCCTGACGTTGATCATGATGGCGCTGCTGAACGTGCTGCCCGGCGCGCGCTGGTGGCTGCTGGCCGGCGGCACGGTGCTGGCTGCGCTGTTCGTCTGGCGTGAATTGAAGTTCAGCCCGCCCTTCCTGGACCTGAGGCTGCTTGGCAGGAACCGGCCGCTGATGCTGGTCTACCTGGGCTTTGCAGTGTTCAACGGCATCTACTATTTCGCGTTTTTCGGCCTGCCCCAGCTGCTGCAGGAAGCGGCAGGCTACGATCCCGGCGTCGTGGGCCTGCTCATGCTGCCGCTGGCAGCAATGTCCGTGATCGCGACGCCGTTCGCGGTCCGCGCGATCGAACGGTTCCGGGTGCGGCGGGTGCTGATCGCCGGGGTGCTGTTCCTGGTGGCGGCCGCGGGAGCGATGTGGCTGTTGACCGCCTCTTTCGCCATCCCGCTGGTGCTGCTGCTCACTGCGCTGATGGGCATCCCCTGGAGCGTGGTGAGCATCGCCTCCAGCCAGGGCATGTACGTCTCCACGCAGCCGCAGGAGCGCGGGGTGGCTGCGGGTATCTTCCAGACGTGCCGGTACCTGGGCGCCATCATGGCCACGGTGATGATCGGCATCTTCTACGGCACCGGCGTCAACCAGGAAAACTGGGGCCTCATGGTGCTCACCATGCTGGTGCTCGGTGCGGTGGCTTTCGGTGTGACGCTGCTCTGGCGGGAGCGGAAATAG
- a CDS encoding DUF1326 domain-containing protein, with translation MDGLPTGPDGECRGLNVFHIASGKMDDTDLSGVDFAFANWFPTHLSAGGWKVGAVVDDGASDAQVSALGSILRGEAGGPFGDFAALYGEWLGLERANVTFSDGETPSASVAGRVLVTFESLPGPDGGVTTVKNAMYGFAPEFKIGKGPGHPDLFGLEFDGVYGETSDFSFASEMAEGAPKGRG, from the coding sequence GTGGACGGCTTGCCCACCGGACCGGACGGCGAGTGCCGCGGCCTGAACGTCTTTCATATCGCGAGCGGGAAGATGGACGACACGGACCTGTCCGGCGTCGACTTCGCGTTCGCCAACTGGTTCCCCACCCACCTGTCCGCAGGCGGCTGGAAGGTGGGGGCCGTCGTCGACGACGGCGCCTCGGACGCGCAGGTGAGCGCCCTCGGGAGCATCCTTAGGGGTGAGGCCGGCGGGCCGTTCGGCGACTTTGCCGCGCTGTACGGCGAATGGCTGGGACTGGAACGCGCGAATGTCACGTTCTCCGACGGCGAGACGCCGTCCGCCTCGGTGGCGGGCCGTGTGCTTGTTACCTTCGAGTCCCTGCCCGGACCCGACGGCGGCGTGACCACCGTGAAGAACGCGATGTACGGTTTTGCGCCCGAATTCAAGATCGGCAAGGGGCCGGGTCACCCGGATCTTTTTGGCTTGGAATTCGACGGCGTGTACGGCGAGACGTCCGATTTCAGCTTCGCCAGCGAAATGGCGGAGGGCGCCCCCAAGGGCCGCGGCTAA
- a CDS encoding DUF2182 domain-containing protein, translating to MLRKGGARPAVRTAVAGSGEIEALSASRIDPREAGLVAVLLVLAAVSWVVTSTQLGGMDMGRWTDPGPLGFFVVTWVVMLAAMMFPSVAPMVVAYDRIQQHRRKTGRYAPAGATAVFVAGYLVSWTAFGLVAYSLYMSVASLAPGLFGSDQGGRWLAVGVILFAAVYQLTPAKNVSLMKCRTPMDFILHRMRPGYRGALVMGVEHGAWCVACCWALMVALFALGVMSVGWMALIGAFIAGEKMLPWKRLANRSVAVALAVIALGVALAPAAMDGMGM from the coding sequence TTGCTGAGGAAGGGCGGTGCGCGGCCGGCCGTGCGCACCGCCGTCGCAGGTTCCGGCGAGATAGAGGCATTGTCCGCGTCCCGGATCGACCCGCGGGAGGCCGGCCTCGTCGCGGTCCTGCTGGTCCTTGCCGCGGTGAGCTGGGTCGTCACCTCAACCCAGCTGGGCGGGATGGACATGGGCCGCTGGACGGACCCGGGGCCGCTGGGGTTCTTCGTCGTCACGTGGGTGGTGATGCTGGCGGCCATGATGTTTCCCTCCGTGGCGCCCATGGTGGTGGCGTACGACCGGATCCAGCAGCACCGGCGCAAGACAGGGCGGTACGCGCCCGCAGGGGCAACCGCCGTCTTCGTGGCCGGGTACCTGGTGTCGTGGACGGCCTTCGGGCTGGTGGCGTACTCGCTGTATATGTCGGTTGCGTCGCTGGCCCCCGGGCTCTTCGGTTCGGACCAGGGCGGCCGCTGGCTGGCGGTAGGCGTCATACTCTTCGCAGCGGTTTACCAGCTGACTCCCGCCAAGAACGTCAGCCTGATGAAATGCCGGACGCCCATGGACTTCATCCTGCACCGCATGCGGCCCGGCTACCGCGGCGCGCTGGTGATGGGCGTGGAGCACGGCGCCTGGTGCGTCGCGTGCTGCTGGGCGCTGATGGTGGCGCTGTTTGCGCTCGGCGTGATGAGTGTCGGCTGGATGGCGCTGATCGGCGCCTTCATCGCAGGGGAGAAGATGCTGCCCTGGAAGCGGCTGGCCAACCGCTCCGTTGCTGTGGCGCTGGCCGTCATTGCGCTGGGCGTGGCCCTCGCGCCCGCGGCGATGGACGGGATGGGGATGTGA
- a CDS encoding ester cyclase → MSEGTGLLRRFYEEVLAGGNLALIDEFVLDDMHDHEDPMPGQPQGKDGVKFYTNAIRTAFPDLSVTLDPAMADGDLEASRAVLSGTHKGEFMGIPASGKSVRFSSVDIIRIQDGKVAEHWGSSDTLSLMQQIGAMPAQTTGASAG, encoded by the coding sequence ATGTCTGAAGGAACTGGACTCCTCAGGCGGTTTTATGAAGAAGTGCTGGCGGGCGGAAATCTTGCCCTGATCGATGAATTTGTGCTCGACGACATGCATGACCACGAGGACCCCATGCCGGGTCAGCCGCAGGGAAAGGACGGCGTGAAGTTCTACACCAACGCCATCCGGACGGCGTTCCCCGACCTCAGCGTGACGCTCGACCCGGCGATGGCCGACGGCGACCTGGAAGCCTCACGCGCGGTACTGTCCGGCACGCACAAGGGCGAGTTCATGGGGATTCCGGCAAGCGGCAAGAGCGTGCGCTTCAGCAGCGTGGACATCATCCGCATCCAGGACGGGAAGGTGGCAGAGCACTGGGGTTCCTCCGACACGCTCAGCCTGATGCAGCAGATCGGAGCCATGCCGGCTCAGACAACAGGAGCAAGCGCTGGCTGA
- a CDS encoding MFS transporter, with protein MSSATPASARDRMPFGALLVLSMIGFTAITTELLPSGLLPQISAGLNVSEPVAGYLTAGYAAIIVATVIPASMLLSRIPRHILLMALVLTFAISNALVGLVSDFGAALAARLVGGIAHGLLWTAMAPFVARIVPAHKVGKAMAIVFSGNSLGLAIGAPLGTALGGLVGWRASFLLLAGAGVVLAGLALWLLPAVRRVPDAPRPSLRKAVGLPGVKSVAIAWPLMLMAHFALFTFIAPFLREAGLPDYSITLSLTVLGFSGLVGIWIAGITVDLRPRRSLLMTTAVIAAAYVLLPMGGTTVPGALVLMAVWGAAFGAIGIYNQSAILRAGKEYREAANGLTVLTIQLGITIGALYGAAALTTLGPLMVPVAAALPVVVALVIVVAGREHAYPPGPKEDGFVAADKSTEQPIAAARTASRA; from the coding sequence GTGTCCTCCGCGACCCCTGCTTCCGCACGCGACCGCATGCCTTTCGGCGCGCTGCTGGTGCTGTCGATGATCGGCTTCACCGCCATCACCACCGAACTGCTGCCCTCCGGCCTGCTCCCCCAGATCAGCGCCGGCCTCAACGTGTCCGAGCCCGTGGCGGGCTACCTCACCGCCGGGTATGCCGCCATCATTGTGGCCACCGTGATCCCGGCATCCATGCTGCTCTCCCGCATTCCGCGGCACATCCTCCTGATGGCGCTGGTCCTGACGTTCGCCATCAGCAACGCGCTGGTGGGCCTGGTGTCCGACTTCGGCGCCGCGCTCGCTGCCAGGCTGGTGGGCGGCATCGCCCACGGCCTCCTGTGGACCGCAATGGCACCGTTCGTTGCCCGCATCGTTCCCGCCCACAAGGTGGGCAAGGCAATGGCCATCGTCTTCAGCGGCAACAGCCTGGGGCTGGCCATCGGCGCCCCGCTGGGGACCGCCCTGGGCGGGCTGGTCGGCTGGCGGGCGTCGTTCCTCCTGCTGGCGGGCGCCGGCGTAGTCCTCGCAGGACTGGCCCTGTGGCTGCTGCCCGCCGTGCGCCGGGTCCCGGACGCCCCGCGCCCGTCACTACGCAAGGCGGTGGGCCTGCCCGGCGTGAAGTCGGTTGCCATCGCCTGGCCGCTGATGCTGATGGCGCACTTCGCACTGTTCACCTTCATCGCACCGTTCCTCCGCGAGGCCGGCCTGCCCGACTACAGCATCACCCTCTCCCTCACGGTCCTTGGCTTCTCCGGGCTGGTGGGCATCTGGATCGCCGGCATCACCGTGGACCTGCGGCCGCGCCGTTCACTGCTGATGACGACGGCGGTCATCGCCGCCGCGTACGTCCTCCTTCCCATGGGCGGCACCACCGTCCCGGGCGCCCTGGTGCTCATGGCGGTATGGGGCGCCGCCTTCGGCGCGATCGGCATTTACAACCAGTCCGCCATCCTCCGCGCAGGCAAGGAATACCGGGAAGCCGCCAACGGACTCACCGTGCTGACCATCCAGCTGGGCATCACCATCGGCGCCCTCTACGGCGCGGCCGCCCTCACAACGCTGGGTCCGCTCATGGTGCCGGTCGCGGCTGCGCTGCCGGTGGTCGTCGCGCTGGTGATTGTGGTGGCCGGGCGCGAGCACGCCTACCCGCCCGGACCGAAGGAGGACGGGTTCGTTGCGGCTGATAAGTCGACGGAGCAGCCGATCGCTGCCGCCAGAACAGCCTCGCGCGCATAA
- a CDS encoding GYD domain-containing protein produces the protein MTKYLFEANYVGEGIKGLMREGGSKRRDALVEALSSVGGSLESFYYAFGDTDVLGVFDAPSHADAAALSLMINSSGSVNVRLKPLLTPEDIDEAAKKTPAYRAPGQ, from the coding sequence ATGACCAAATATCTGTTTGAAGCGAATTACGTGGGTGAGGGAATCAAGGGGCTCATGCGCGAAGGCGGCAGCAAACGGCGTGATGCGCTGGTGGAGGCCCTCAGCTCCGTGGGTGGATCGCTCGAGAGTTTTTACTATGCCTTTGGGGACACCGACGTCCTGGGCGTTTTCGATGCCCCCAGCCACGCCGACGCCGCCGCTCTTTCATTGATGATCAATTCGAGCGGCTCGGTGAACGTGCGCCTGAAGCCGCTCCTGACGCCGGAAGACATCGACGAAGCAGCCAAGAAGACGCCGGCGTACCGGGCGCCGGGGCAGTAG
- a CDS encoding ArsR/SmtB family transcription factor, protein MDAVFKALADATRRDLLDELYRNDGQTLHALEARFEMTRYGVMKHLKVLEDAGLVVTRRRGREKLHFLNPVPIRLVHDRWVSKYAEPWAAGLSDLKTRLESPMEKIFEIYIKTTPERLWEAITDGEIRSKYQFGSVITSDWTPGSRFEMAPKGGELLGEGENLEVDPPRRLVQSMRALWGEDVKAEGTSRVTWEIEPVGDSCRLTVTHDQLREGANDQLFGGWPMILSGLKTWLETGELLTTPGSLMYT, encoded by the coding sequence GTGGACGCCGTATTCAAGGCCCTGGCCGACGCCACCCGCCGCGATCTCCTGGATGAGCTATACCGGAACGACGGGCAGACGCTCCACGCCCTTGAGGCCCGCTTCGAGATGACGCGCTACGGCGTGATGAAGCACCTCAAGGTCCTGGAGGACGCCGGGCTGGTGGTCACCCGCCGTCGCGGGCGCGAGAAACTCCACTTCCTGAATCCGGTGCCTATCCGGCTGGTCCACGACCGCTGGGTGAGCAAATACGCCGAACCATGGGCCGCTGGCCTCAGCGACCTCAAAACCAGATTGGAAAGTCCCATGGAAAAGATCTTCGAAATCTACATCAAGACCACCCCGGAACGGCTCTGGGAAGCCATCACGGACGGCGAGATCCGCAGCAAGTACCAGTTCGGATCCGTCATCACCTCGGACTGGACGCCGGGCAGCCGGTTCGAGATGGCACCCAAGGGCGGCGAGCTCCTGGGCGAGGGCGAGAACCTGGAAGTGGACCCGCCCCGCCGGCTGGTCCAGAGCATGCGAGCGCTCTGGGGCGAGGACGTCAAAGCCGAAGGGACGTCGCGGGTCACCTGGGAGATCGAGCCGGTGGGCGATTCCTGCCGCCTGACCGTCACCCACGACCAGCTCCGCGAAGGCGCCAACGACCAGCTCTTTGGCGGCTGGCCGATGATCCTCTCCGGCCTGAAGACCTGGCTGGAAACGGGCGAGCTCCTCACCACGCCCGGTTCGCTGATGTACACCTAG
- a CDS encoding serine hydrolase domain-containing protein produces the protein MRAQLEQYSLGLIDAGAPAVLVELHVGAEVWTHAVGVRNPAGEAARATDAVHVGHITQSLVAVSVLKLAEEGRLSLDEPASTYLPELQSLLHQPELFTVRRLLGHTTGMPDYYAALLDSLPPRQALATRMSPENRLAVAATLPWHKSSAQGLSYSNSNYLALGLIVERLRGRPLADVLRADVVQPLRLGGTRLTDDGPVPEGMVHGYTLVDGEPADTTYAALHRGSAATGLVSTVGDLNAFFEALLNGRLVGRDLVGEMLAPVYAEYGLGLYQWNDACTNGFYNGYVGDVPGYGTVAMASADGSRRLALAVAYPPSPLSKDTNAIALEMTGLAEEALNGSCRLGGGFLRGVAGASKGADVAVQHEVGLDGAFDGFRDGGIGGVDQVADLPADGLLPGRECVDVLVHARVLGVVHGCVPVTGPSGGCVPGEPAG, from the coding sequence GTGAGGGCGCAACTCGAGCAGTACAGCCTGGGGTTGATCGACGCCGGCGCTCCCGCGGTCCTCGTGGAGCTGCATGTTGGCGCGGAGGTCTGGACACATGCCGTGGGTGTCCGGAACCCGGCGGGGGAAGCCGCCCGGGCCACCGACGCCGTTCACGTCGGCCACATCACGCAGTCCCTGGTGGCCGTCTCCGTGCTGAAGCTCGCCGAGGAAGGCAGGCTTTCCCTTGACGAACCGGCCAGCACCTACCTGCCGGAGCTCCAGAGCCTGCTCCACCAGCCCGAGCTCTTTACAGTGCGGCGGCTCCTCGGCCACACCACGGGCATGCCCGACTACTACGCCGCCCTGCTGGATTCGCTTCCTCCCCGGCAGGCCCTCGCCACCCGGATGAGCCCCGAAAACAGGCTTGCGGTGGCCGCAACGCTCCCGTGGCACAAGAGCAGCGCCCAAGGCCTGAGCTACTCGAATTCGAACTACCTTGCCCTCGGCCTCATCGTAGAACGTCTCCGGGGGCGGCCGCTCGCTGACGTCCTGCGGGCGGACGTCGTGCAGCCCTTGAGGCTCGGCGGTACCCGCTTGACGGACGACGGACCGGTGCCGGAGGGCATGGTCCACGGCTATACCCTCGTCGACGGTGAACCTGCCGACACCACCTATGCCGCCCTTCACCGTGGTTCCGCGGCCACCGGCCTGGTGTCGACAGTGGGGGACCTCAACGCGTTCTTCGAGGCGCTGTTGAACGGTCGGCTGGTGGGCCGCGACCTGGTGGGAGAGATGCTGGCACCCGTCTATGCCGAATACGGACTCGGCCTGTATCAGTGGAACGACGCCTGCACCAACGGCTTTTACAACGGCTACGTGGGCGACGTCCCGGGATACGGCACCGTCGCAATGGCCAGTGCAGACGGGAGCCGGCGGCTTGCCCTGGCAGTGGCCTACCCGCCGTCGCCGTTGTCCAAAGACACCAACGCGATCGCTCTTGAAATGACCGGACTTGCCGAAGAAGCCCTCAACGGCAGCTGCCGCTTAGGTGGAGGGTTCCTTCGGGGAGTAGCCGGCGCCTCGAAGGGCGCAGATGTTGCCGTCCAGCACGAAGTAGGGCTGGACGGTGCGTTTGATGGTTTCCGCGACGGCGGGATCGGCGGCGTGGACCAGGTCGCGGACCTGCCGGCAGACGGCCTGCTGCCAGGGCGGGAGTGCGTCGATGTACTGGTCCACGCGAGGGTCCTTGGTGTAGTCCATGGCTGCGTCCCCGTTACTGGGCCGAGCGGCGGTTGCGTGCCAGGCGAACCAGCTGGCTGA
- a CDS encoding mycothiol transferase, with protein MKSNELLLDAFGRIHETVADTLEGVDDDVLVRRPAGTGNSIAWLIWHLGRVEDAQVAAAAGLEQVWTSQGFVDRFDLPLRERDTGYGHSSAQVDSVKAPAALLLEYYDAVHQQTADFLRTLGDEDLDRVVDTRWDPHVTLGVRLVSTIADCLQHVGQAAYAKGLKH; from the coding sequence ATGAAATCCAACGAACTGCTGCTGGACGCCTTTGGCCGGATCCACGAGACGGTGGCCGACACCCTGGAAGGGGTGGACGACGACGTCCTGGTCCGCCGGCCCGCGGGCACCGGAAACTCGATTGCGTGGCTGATCTGGCACCTGGGCCGGGTGGAGGACGCACAGGTGGCCGCAGCCGCAGGCCTGGAACAGGTGTGGACCTCGCAGGGGTTCGTGGACCGTTTCGACCTGCCGCTTCGCGAGCGTGACACCGGTTACGGCCATTCGAGCGCTCAGGTCGATTCCGTGAAGGCCCCGGCGGCGCTGCTGCTGGAATACTACGACGCCGTCCACCAGCAGACCGCGGACTTCCTGCGCACCCTCGGTGACGAGGACCTGGACCGCGTCGTCGACACCCGCTGGGACCCGCACGTCACCCTCGGGGTACGGCTGGTCAGCACCATCGCCGACTGCCTCCAGCACGTGGGCCAGGCCGCCTATGCGAAGGGCCTGAAACACTGA
- a CDS encoding ArsR/SmtB family transcription factor, which yields METLTQAPVLARFGYAVSDPTRARILLALSDDPCYPSDLADALGVSRQSMSNHLTCLRGCGLVVALPDGRRTRYELADARLGHAIKDLIGVVLAVDPACCAPDGECIA from the coding sequence ATGGAAACACTGACGCAGGCTCCCGTGCTGGCACGCTTCGGCTACGCCGTCTCGGACCCTACTCGTGCCCGGATCCTTCTGGCACTGTCAGACGATCCCTGCTATCCCTCGGATCTGGCAGATGCCCTCGGGGTGTCCCGCCAGAGCATGTCCAACCACCTGACGTGTCTTCGCGGCTGTGGCCTGGTGGTTGCCCTTCCCGACGGGCGGCGAACCCGGTATGAACTGGCGGACGCCCGGCTCGGTCACGCGATCAAGGACCTGATCGGTGTTGTCCTCGCGGTGGATCCGGCCTGCTGCGCTCCGGACGGGGAGTGCATCGCATGA
- a CDS encoding cation diffusion facilitator family transporter, protein MTAPLHAPSSERRAVLSLRIRLLAAATITYNLIEAVVALWAGGVANSSALLGFGLDSVIEVSSALALSWQFSAKDPERREHLTLRIIAISFFALAAFVTVDSVRALTGGEAAQHSTPGIVIAALSLAIMPVLSWAQRRAGRELGSRTAVADSKQTLLCTYLSAVLLAGLVLNSALGWWWADAGAALVIAGIAVREGMEAWRGETCCTIPNVIDGQAAEGDDCCAEAGDATRRHSASGPATE, encoded by the coding sequence ATGACGGCGCCGCTGCACGCACCAAGCTCGGAACGCCGTGCGGTGCTGAGCCTCAGGATCAGGCTGCTTGCCGCGGCGACGATCACCTACAACCTCATCGAAGCCGTGGTGGCGCTCTGGGCCGGAGGGGTCGCCAACTCTTCGGCGCTGCTCGGCTTCGGCCTGGACTCGGTCATTGAGGTGAGCTCCGCTTTGGCATTGTCCTGGCAGTTTTCGGCCAAGGACCCGGAACGGCGTGAGCACCTGACCCTGCGGATCATCGCCATCTCTTTCTTCGCCCTCGCGGCGTTCGTCACCGTGGACTCGGTCCGGGCACTCACTGGGGGAGAAGCGGCGCAGCATTCGACGCCGGGCATCGTGATCGCGGCCCTCAGCCTGGCCATCATGCCCGTGCTGTCCTGGGCGCAGCGCCGGGCCGGGCGGGAACTTGGTTCCCGCACAGCCGTGGCCGATTCCAAGCAGACGCTGCTGTGCACCTACCTTTCCGCCGTCCTGCTGGCTGGGCTGGTCCTGAACAGCGCCCTGGGCTGGTGGTGGGCCGACGCCGGGGCCGCGCTTGTTATCGCCGGTATCGCGGTCCGCGAGGGCATGGAGGCCTGGCGTGGCGAAACCTGCTGCACCATCCCGAACGTCATTGACGGCCAGGCGGCGGAAGGCGACGATTGCTGCGCAGAGGCCGGTGACGCAACGAGGCGTCATTCCGCCTCAGGGCCGGCCACCGAATAA
- a CDS encoding SRPBCC family protein, producing the protein MSAESGNEESGGLVLNLECTLPVPPDKVFRMLTEPPELVKWWGPHGFIIPDAELNLVEGGRYKFRMTPPDGEPFHLSGEYLEIDPPWRLVYTFRWEEPAPDDRETVVDVTLHRADGGTRLALSQGPFLTEERLALHRSGWTESFEKLRALFGGRP; encoded by the coding sequence AAGCGGCGGGCTGGTCCTGAACCTGGAGTGCACGCTCCCGGTTCCGCCGGACAAAGTCTTCAGGATGCTGACGGAGCCGCCCGAACTGGTGAAATGGTGGGGCCCGCACGGCTTCATCATCCCCGACGCCGAACTCAACCTCGTGGAGGGCGGCCGCTACAAGTTCCGCATGACACCGCCGGACGGTGAACCCTTCCACCTCTCGGGCGAATACCTGGAGATCGACCCGCCCTGGCGCCTTGTCTACACCTTCCGCTGGGAGGAACCGGCGCCGGACGACCGGGAAACCGTTGTTGACGTCACGCTCCACAGGGCCGACGGCGGCACCCGCCTGGCGCTCTCGCAGGGCCCCTTCCTGACGGAGGAGCGGCTGGCCCTGCACCGAAGCGGCTGGACTGAATCGTTCGAGAAACTGCGGGCGTTATTCGGTGGCCGGCCCTGA